GATGCACCCGTCACGGAGGCGTTCCGCGACATTGAGAACATCGAGGCCGCCGACCTTCCAGAACCGCATTCGGCGGTGACGTTCCGCCCGGTGGTCGCGGTCACCGCGGACACGAACGCCGTCTTCGAGACGTCGGTGGGCGTTATCCACCGGATCAACGACCGGACCCGATTCGTTGCCCACGCCGAACGCGGGCAGCCACAGGTCGTCGACGAGGACGTCGCGACGCTGGTCACCGAGAACCTCCACGCGACGGTCGATCTCGACGCCGAGCAGTTCGGAGAGGTGTTCGACGACGTTGAAGAGCGCCGGTTCGGCCAGACGCAAACGGAGTACAAGGACTGGGCCGTCGAGCGCCTCCAGCAACACCATACGACGACGGTCACCTACACCGGCGACAACAACGTCACGTACAACAAGACCTGCGAGCCGAACCGCTCGGACATCTCCGTGCAGTCGATCGAACCAGTGTACCTCCCCGAAGTTCGGCAGACCACCGACATCCAGGAGTACACCTACCCCTACGAGTACTACGTGGCAGGCCCGTCACGAGTGACCGCCGAAGACGGAATCCACCGCTGCGTCCACTGTGACACGAGCGGCGACGAGACGTACACCTACTGTCCGAACTGCGGGGCCATCGCCTGCTCCAGCCACATCAAAACGGAGCGGCTGGAAGGCGAAC
This region of Halostella salina genomic DNA includes:
- a CDS encoding restriction endonuclease; protein product: MAVLDDLSGFEFEDVMEDVFRNLGYENVRQAERTADEGRDIIMEEVVDGTRRGIVVECKHTDTVGRPVVQKLHSAIATFEFNGPKRGMVVTTGRFTGPAEEYAERLQQNDDPYPIELIDGEDLREIADEVGLDLYNGRIEILCDETLRPYDPATDVDAPVTEAFRDIENIEAADLPEPHSAVTFRPVVAVTADTNAVFETSVGVIHRINDRTRFVAHAERGQPQVVDEDVATLVTENLHATVDLDAEQFGEVFDDVEERRFGQTQTEYKDWAVERLQQHHTTTVTYTGDNNVTYNKTCEPNRSDISVQSIEPVYLPEVRQTTDIQEYTYPYEYYVAGPSRVTAEDGIHRCVHCDTSGDETYTYCPNCGAIACSSHIKTERLEGEPVCTGCAVTERFALKTNYFYDEENLEAFREEYADMPLHEKAMENKWLAGGSVVATVLLIVGLLVIGGII